In one Heteronotia binoei isolate CCM8104 ecotype False Entrance Well chromosome 1, APGP_CSIRO_Hbin_v1, whole genome shotgun sequence genomic region, the following are encoded:
- the LOC132584300 gene encoding feather keratin 4-like, whose translation MAYCGPSYAIPSCASSPVVGFGSAGLGYGGLHYGFESGVPSASLGTLAGVEPSCINQIPPAEVVIQPPPVVMTLPGPILSATGEPVAVGGNTPCAISYGGSVIGSGGLGGGALGAGFLGSGSLGRRYGFGGRSGVLVGRRGSTCLPCN comes from the coding sequence ATGGCTTACTGTGGACCATCTTACGCCATTCCTTCCTGTGCCTCCTCTCCAGTTGTCGGCTTTGGATCGGCAGGTCTCGGCTACGGTGGCCTCCACTACGGCTTTGAATCCGGGGTGCCCTCCGCTAGTCTTGGCACCCTTGCAGGGGTCGAGCCTTCCTGCATCAACCAGATCCCACCCGCAGAAGTTGTTATCCAGCCACCTCCCGTGGTCATGACCCTCCCCGGACCCATCCTCTCTGCTACCGGGGAACCAGTGGCCGTGGGGGGCAACACTCCATGTGCTATTAGCTATGGTGGATCCGTCATTGGGTCTGGTGGTCTTGGGGGTGGTGCTCTTGGGGCTGGGTTTCTTGGGTCTGGTTCTCTTGGGCGCCGTTACGGCTTTGGTGGCAGGAGTGGTGTCCTCGTTGGGCGTCGCGGAAGCACCTGCTTGCCGTGTAATTAA